TATTTCGGCACGGAGCCTTCCAAAATAGTGGGCATGTATACGAACCTGATATTCTCTTTTCCTTTTAAAGACTCCCCTACTTCAATGATATGGGTAGACACCACGAAAAGACATTTCCTGTATTCAGCAAATGCTTCTGTAACTGATAAAGTGCCATCGAATGCATCCTTCACATTCGTTCCTTTAAATAGTTCGTCAAACATGAGCAAGAGTCGTTTACCACTGGCCGCCGCTTCAGCCGCCTGCTTTACCCTTACCACTTCCGCATAGAAATGACTGTATCCAAGATGGATATTATCTGCCACATTGATACTGGTGTATAACCCTTCTCTAACGGAGAAACGCATACTATCTGCTGCCACGGGAAATCCCATCTGAGCCAGGTAAAGCCCGATCGCAACTGCTTTCATCAGCGTCGACTTTCCGGCCATATTGGCGCCAGTCAGAAAAAGCACATTGCTATCTTCCTGCATCCTGAGCTGATTACCCACTGCTTTATCGATACAGGGATGTCGAAGCCCGGTAGCTTCCAGCAGATTGCTTTCCGCAGGCAACGCCTCAGCATAAGTGAAACCTTTAGCCCGCGACACATCGCTCACAGCAATGTAAACATCCACTTCATAAATGAAATCCAGAACGTTTTCCATATCGGAAGCGAAACTGCTTTTGAGCAGGTGATCATACCGGGCAAGTGTTTGCAATGGCAGTTCTTTATAGATATCGATATTACGCAGTTTGGTGAGCGCGTGTTCAGACAGTATCCTGTGAACCTCTTGCATACGATTGGCAAAAGGCCCCGCTGTTCTCTGTGCTTCAACAAATGCGAAACATTTGTTGAGCGTAACAATGGTGGCCTGCATACCCTGCACGATCTTTTTAAAACGCTCATCACGGGTTAGCCCTGCCAGGG
This portion of the Pseudobacter ginsenosidimutans genome encodes:
- a CDS encoding MutS-related protein: MSFSIDRQTLDELNLLGKFRQGSVYHLFNQVKTRGGEQLLDGMFRDPLTSVTEINMRSSIFRYFQEAALRFPFDVQQVNSMREYLDAGSGKSGITVLAGVFIKKALAGLTRDERFKKIVQGMQATIVTLNKCFAFVEAQRTAGPFANRMQEVHRILSEHALTKLRNIDIYKELPLQTLARYDHLLKSSFASDMENVLDFIYEVDVYIAVSDVSRAKGFTYAEALPAESNLLEATGLRHPCIDKAVGNQLRMQEDSNVLFLTGANMAGKSTLMKAVAIGLYLAQMGFPVAADSMRFSVREGLYTSINVADNIHLGYSHFYAEVVRVKQAAEAAASGKRLLLMFDELFKGTNVKDAFDGTLSVTEAFAEYRKCLFVVSTHIIEVGESLKGKENIRFVYMPTILEGSVPKYTYRLAEGITEDRQGMMIIRNEGILEMIQA